One window from the genome of Carnobacteriaceae bacterium zg-84 encodes:
- a CDS encoding nicotinate-nucleotide adenylyltransferase gives MANQVEPLKIGILGGTFNPIHVGHLMMAEQVRDFFSLDRFLFMPSATPPHKKEKKTIDSVHRQEMVRLAIQNHPCFDLETYEIENGGVNYTYNTIQALKEKYPNAIFYFVIGADMVEDLPNWYRIDDLVQEVHFIGINRVSASLETPYPISILKLPLIEISSTMIRKHVNMKKSITYYVPESVENYIMKHKLYVENEGFMHVE, from the coding sequence ATGGCAAATCAAGTAGAGCCACTGAAAATAGGCATATTAGGTGGAACATTTAATCCTATTCATGTGGGGCATTTGATGATGGCAGAGCAAGTAAGAGATTTTTTTTCGTTGGATAGATTTCTATTTATGCCAAGTGCAACACCTCCACATAAAAAAGAGAAAAAAACAATTGATAGCGTTCATCGTCAAGAAATGGTACGTTTAGCGATACAAAATCATCCTTGTTTTGATTTAGAAACTTATGAAATTGAAAATGGTGGTGTAAATTATACATATAATACAATACAAGCATTAAAAGAAAAATATCCAAATGCTATATTTTATTTTGTGATAGGTGCTGATATGGTTGAAGATTTACCAAATTGGTATCGTATTGACGATTTGGTACAAGAGGTTCACTTTATAGGTATCAATAGAGTAAGTGCGTCTTTAGAAACACCGTATCCAATTTCTATTTTGAAATTACCTCTTATTGAGATTAGCTCAACAATGATTCGAAAACATGTGAACATGAAAAAGTCTATTACATACTATGTGCCTGAATCTGTTGAAAACTATATTATGAAACATAAATTATATGTAGAAAACGAGGGATTTATGCATGTTGAATGA
- the yqeK gene encoding bis(5'-nucleosyl)-tetraphosphatase (symmetrical) YqeK produces MLNEQKRQSILEVLETQISKKRYEHVLRVEKKAIELATAYNVDVEKCQYAALLHDYAKEWSMEQYQVILNKYALDMTMLDYGSEILHGPVAAMIANEQFHIKDKDILDAIFYHTIGHDVMSDVAKVLFVADYIEDGRTFHGVVEARVLARQSLDSAIVYKLQQTIMFLAQKKVPIFPDTIKAYNTWISKF; encoded by the coding sequence ATGTTGAATGAACAAAAAAGACAAAGCATTTTAGAGGTATTAGAAACACAAATATCAAAAAAACGATACGAACATGTTTTAAGAGTAGAGAAAAAAGCGATTGAATTGGCTACCGCATACAATGTTGATGTTGAGAAATGTCAGTATGCAGCATTACTACATGATTACGCTAAAGAATGGAGTATGGAACAATATCAAGTGATATTAAATAAATATGCATTAGATATGACCATGTTAGATTACGGAAGTGAAATTTTACATGGACCTGTGGCTGCGATGATTGCTAACGAACAGTTTCACATAAAAGATAAAGATATTTTAGATGCTATTTTTTACCATACGATTGGGCATGATGTCATGAGTGATGTTGCTAAAGTTTTGTTTGTTGCAGATTATATTGAGGATGGACGAACATTTCATGGTGTTGTAGAAGCACGTGTGTTAGCAAGACAAAGTTTAGACAGTGCCATTGTGTATAAGCTACAACAAACTATTATGTTTTTGGCACAAAAGAAAGTACCTATTTTTCCAGATACGATAAAAGCGTATAATACATGGATAAGTAAATTTTAA